Proteins encoded in a region of the Sugiyamaella lignohabitans strain CBS 10342 chromosome B, complete sequence genome:
- the SMM1 gene encoding Smm1p (Dihydrouridine synthase; member of a family of dihydrouridine synthases including Dus1p, Smm1p, Dus3p, and Dus4p; modifies uridine residues at position 20 of cytoplasmic tRNAs; GO_component: GO:0005737 - cytoplasm [Evidence IEA,IEA]; GO_component: GO:0005737 - cytoplasm [Evidence IDA] [PMID 14562095]; GO_component: GO:0005634 - nucleus [Evidence IEA,IEA]; GO_component: GO:0005634 - nucleus [Evidence IDA] [PMID 14562095]; GO_function: GO:0003824 - catalytic activity [Evidence IEA]; GO_function: GO:0050660 - flavin adenine dinucleotide binding [Evidence IEA]; GO_function: GO:0016491 - oxidoreductase activity [Evidence IEA]; GO_function: GO:0017150 - tRNA dihydrouridine synthase activity [Evidence IEA]; GO_function: GO:0017150 - tRNA dihydrouridine synthase activity [Evidence IDA] [PMID 12003496]; GO_function: GO:0017150 - tRNA dihydrouridine synthase activity [Evidence IMP] [PMID 14970222]; GO_process: GO:0055114 - oxidation-reduction process [Evidence IEA,IEA]; GO_process: GO:0002943 - tRNA dihydrouridine synthesis [Evidence IEA]; GO_process: GO:0006400 - tRNA modification [Evidence IDA] [PMID 12003496]; GO_process: GO:0006400 - tRNA modification [Evidence IMP] [PMID 14970222]; GO_process: GO:0008033 - tRNA processing [Evidence IEA,IEA]; GO_process: GO:0008033 - tRNA processing [Evidence IGI] [PMID 12559567]), protein MGAALLKTPDKLENILRALVKEVGEPFDIPISVKIRILEDRESTLALVRRLSKTGIKCLSVHCRTTPMRPREPVIRDYLAGIADICHEAGISCIVNGDVRGRFDLAPLMEKYGVDGAMIARAAESNTSCFAATKPGPAGLVDWKTVAREYTNLCAQFDNHHSNTKYCLLQMIPGKDKLYQTVSKAKSVAEMDSALDAAISQSNTTTPIAISTKTTPTTTSTVTFKTPTSTTSNTSTASSEELHLPKRPREESLSETPQKRPLAVNAA, encoded by the coding sequence ATGGGAGCTGCTCTGCTCAAGACTCCTGATAAACTCGAAAATATCTTGAGAGCTCTTGTTAAAGAAGTTGGTGAACCGTTCGATATTCCTATCAGTGTCAAGATCCGCATTCTTGAAGACCGAGAGTCGACACTGGCGCTTGTTCGTCGACTGTCTAAAACTGGTATTAAATGTTTATCAGTGCACTGTCGTACGACTCCTATGAGACCTCGTGAACCAGTTATTCGTGATTATTTAGCGGGTATTGCTGACATCTGTCACGAGGCCGGTATTTCATGTATCGTCAATGGCGACGTGCGAGGCCGATTTGATCTTGCTCCGCTAATGGAAAAGTATGGGGTCGATGGGGCCATGATTGCTCGTGCCGCCGAGAGCAACACGAGCTGTTTCGCTGCTACTAAACCAGGACCTGCTGGACTGGTCGACTGGAAAACCGTCGCCAGAGAGTACACCAACTTGTGTGCCCAGTTCGACAACCATCACTCAAACACCAAATACTGTCTCCTGCAGATGATTCCCGGCAAAGACAAGCTCTACCAGACCGTCAGCAAGGCCAAATCAGTCGCCGAAATGGACTCTGCCCTTGACGCGGCCATCTCCCAGTCCAACACTACCACCCCTATCGCCATCTCCACCAAAACTACTCCCACAACCACCTCTACCGTCACTTTCAAAACTCCTACCTCTACTACATCTAATACTTCCACTGCATCTTCTGAAGAACTCCATCTTCCCAAACGGCCCCGCGAAGAGTCCCTATCAGAAACACCCCAAAAGCGTCCTCTCGCCGTCAACGCTGCTTAA
- the XKS1 gene encoding xylulokinase (Xylulokinase; converts D-xylulose and ATP to xylulose 5-phosphate and ADP; rate limiting step in fermentation of xylulose; required for xylose fermentation by recombinant S. cerevisiae strains; GO_component: GO:0005737 - cytoplasm [Evidence IEA,IEA]; GO_component: GO:0005737 - cytoplasm [Evidence IDA] [PMID 14562095]; GO_function: GO:0005524 - ATP binding [Evidence IEA]; GO_function: GO:0016301 - kinase activity [Evidence IEA]; GO_function: GO:0000166 - nucleotide binding [Evidence IEA]; GO_function: GO:0016773 - phosphotransferase activity, alcohol group as acceptor [Evidence IEA]; GO_function: GO:0016740 - transferase activity [Evidence IEA]; GO_function: GO:0004856 - xylulokinase activity [Evidence IEA]; GO_function: GO:0004856 - xylulokinase activity [Evidence IMP,ISS] [PMID 9595677]; GO_process: GO:0042732 - D-xylose metabolic process [Evidence IEA]; GO_process: GO:0005975 - carbohydrate metabolic process [Evidence IEA,IEA]; GO_process: GO:0046835 - carbohydrate phosphorylation [Evidence IEA]; GO_process: GO:0016310 - phosphorylation [Evidence IEA]; GO_process: GO:0005998 - xylulose catabolic process [Evidence IDA] [PMID 10981687]): MSDDALYLGLDLSTQQLKGIIVNSSLDHVFHTKVEFDGDLPEYKTVKGVYNNPSEKEVQAPVVMWLDALDLLFKRIVDSGKVDLSKLRGISGACQQHGSVFWNSRAEAALADLSPSTTLKNNLQTSLSWQLSPNWQDHSTAKECKQFEEAIGGKEKLAEVTGSGPHRRFTGPQILRLKHKSPELYKATDRIALVSSFIASVLAGKFVGIDISDVCGMNLWDLEKKEWSPKLLELIAGDDETVEQVKHKLGPVEPKPKSIGNISSYFTEKYGVSDKCSIVPFTGDNPGTILSMPLETNDVIISLGTSTTALVVTEKYVPSAMYHMFTHPTGKGYMGMLCYCNGALAREQVRDEINKKYHVSDPQSWDKFNEFVLNRPILGDNPDECSIGFYFPLSEIIPDCPSTLKRFVWKKGQSEPQDVTQPSTASASEWQTPEDDALRILESQALSIRYRLAPMLTTESKTPRKVYFVGGTSRNDAICEALSRVLMPSEGSFRLDLADACAKGAANLAVFGASATTDTWEHFISSKYNYSTTQSVGGHHTQDRYAAAIDTFTKSEKYLHEHL, translated from the coding sequence ATGTCAGACGATGCTCTATATTTAGGACTGGACTTGTCCACCCAACAACTCAAGGGTATTATTGTCAACTCGTCGCTGGATCATGTGTTCCATACCAAGGTCGAGTTTGACGGAGACCTCCCTGAATACAAGACTGTCAAGGGTGTGTACAACAACCCCTCGGAAAAAGAGGTCCAAGCACCAGTGGTGATGTGGCTTGATGCTCTTGATTTACTATTTAAAAGAATTGTTGATTCCGGTAAAGTCGATCTGTCAAAACTACGGGGAATCAGCGGCGCTTGTCAACAACATGGCAGTGTCTTCTGGAATTCTCGAGCTGAAGCTGCTTTGGCCGACTTGTCCCCTTCTACAactttaaaaaataatttgcAGACTTCACTTTCCTGGCAATTGAGTCCCAATTGGCAGGATCACTCGACTGCCAAAGAATGCAAACAGTTCGAAGAGGCTATTGGCGGTAAAGAAAAACTGGCTGAAGTGACTGGTAGTGGCCCTCATCGTAGATTCACAGGTCCTCAAATTCTCAGATTGAAACACAAGTCTCCTGAACTTTATAAAGCCACTGATCGAATCGCGCTTGTATCATCGTTCATTGCCAGTGTTTTAGCTGGTAAGTTTGTTGGCATTGATATTAGTGATGTATGTGGTATGAACCTGTGGGATTTAGAGAAAAAAGAGTGGTCACCCAAACTTCTCGAGTTGATTGCTGGTGACGATGAGACGGTGGAGCAAGTCAAGCATAAACTAGGACCAGTCGAGCCCAAGCCCAAATCTATTGGCAATATCAGTTCATACTTTACTGAAAAGTATGGTGTATCTGACAAGTGTTCGATTGTACCATTTACTGGAGACAATCCAGGTACTATTCTGTCCATGCCTCTTGAAACCAACGATGTCATTATCTCACTCGgtaccagtaccactgCTCTTGTTGTGACTGAAAAGTATGTTCCATCAGCCATGTACCACATGTTCACCCATCCTACCGGCAAGGGATACATGGGCATGCTGTGTTACTGTAACGGAGCCTTAGCTCGTGAGCAAGTTCGTGACGAGATCAATAAAAAGTACCACGTGTCAGACCCACAAAGTTGGGATAAGTTCAACGAGTTTGTCCTCAACCGACCAATTCTCGGCGACAACCCTGACGAGTGCAGTATTGGCTTTTATTTCCCATTGAGCGAGATCATTCCCGACTGTCCCAGCACTCTCAAGAGATTTGTATGGAAAAAGGGCCAATCTGAGCCCCAAGATGTGACCCAACCTTCCACTGCCAGTGCCTCTGAATGGCAGACTCCCGAAGACGACGCTCTCCGAATCCTTGAATCACAAGCTCTGTCCATTCGATACCGTTTGGCACCCATGCTGACCACCGAGTCCAAAACCCCCAGAAAAGTGTACTTTGTTGGAGGAACCAGTCGAAACGACGCCATCTGTGAAGCCTTATCTCGAGTGCTGATGCCGTCTGAAGGTTCATTCCGTCTCGATCTCGCCGACGCTTGTGCCAAAGGTGCTGCCAACCTGGCTGTTTTCGGCGCGTCGGCCACCACCGACACCTGGGAGCACTTCATCAGCTCCAAATACAACTACAGCACCACCCAGTCGGTCGGCGGCCACCACACCCAAGACCGCTACGCCGCTGCCATCGACACCTTCACCAAAAGCGAGAAGTATCTGCATGAACACCTCTAA
- the SPC1 gene encoding Spc1p (Subunit of the signal peptidase complex (SPC); SPC cleaves the signal sequence from proteins targeted to the endoplasmic reticulum (ER); homolog of the SPC12 subunit of mammalian signal peptidase complex; protein abundance increases in response to DNA replication stress; GO_component: GO:0005783 - endoplasmic reticulum [Evidence IEA]; GO_component: GO:0005789 - endoplasmic reticulum membrane [Evidence IEA]; GO_component: GO:0016021 - integral component of membrane [Evidence IEA,IEA]; GO_component: GO:0016020 - membrane [Evidence IEA]; GO_component: GO:0005787 - signal peptidase complex [Evidence IEA]; GO_component: GO:0005787 - signal peptidase complex [Evidence IDA] [PMID 1846444]; GO_component: GO:0005787 - signal peptidase complex [Evidence IDA] [PMID 8910564]; GO_function: GO:0003674 - molecular_function [Evidence ND]; GO_function: GO:0008233 - peptidase activity [Evidence IEA]; GO_process: GO:0045047 - protein targeting to ER [Evidence IGI,IPI] [PMID 8663399]; GO_process: GO:0006508 - proteolysis [Evidence IEA]; GO_process: GO:0006465 - signal peptide processing [Evidence IEA]; GO_process: GO:0006465 - signal peptide processing [Evidence IGI,IMP,ISS] [PMID 8663399]), whose translation MDQLNHLIEGTIDFEGQKTVEKVATVGLTIGAIVSFILGYLFQDILYTVYSFGGFFAVVLLATVPAFPFYNKNPVRYQEVVSKLPVNIQIGEVKN comes from the coding sequence ATGGATCAGTTAAATCATTTGATCGAAGGTACTATTGATTTCGAGGGACAAAAGACTGTTGAAAAGGTTGCTACTGTTGGATTGACTATCGGAGCTATTGTCAGTTTCATTCTTGGATACTTGTTTCAAGACATTTTATACACAGTTTATTCGTTTGGCGGGTTctttgctgttgttttaCTTGCTACAGTTCCTGCATTCCCTTTTTATAACAAGAATCCTGTTCGTTATCAGGAAGTTGTTTCTAAACTCCCTGTGAATATTCAGATTGGTGAAGTTAAGAACTAG
- the MCP2 gene encoding Mcp2p (Mitochondrial hypothetical protein involved in lipid homeostasis; integral membrane protein that localizes to the mitochondrial inner membrane; involved in mitochondrial morphology; non-essential gene which interacts genetically with MDM10, and other members of the ERMES complex; transcription is periodic during the metabolic cycle; homologous to human aarF domain containing kinase, ADCK1; GO_component: GO:0032592 - integral component of mitochondrial membrane [Evidence IDA] [PMID 23781023]; GO_component: GO:0005743 - mitochondrial inner membrane [Evidence IDA] [PMID 23781023]; GO_component: GO:0005739 - mitochondrion [Evidence IDA] [PMID 14562095]; GO_component: GO:0005739 - mitochondrion [Evidence IDA] [PMID 16823961]; GO_function: GO:0003674 - molecular_function [Evidence ND]; GO_function: GO:0016772 - transferase activity, transferring phosphorus-containing groups [Evidence IEA]; GO_process: GO:0055088 - lipid homeostasis [Evidence IGI] [PMID 23781023]; GO_process: GO:0008152 - metabolic process [Evidence IEA]; GO_process: GO:0007005 - mitochondrion organization [Evidence IGI,IMP] [PMID 23781023]) — translation MIVFGKAIPRAVGSRVIWRSGSSSSSRFWTNRFHSSGLKFKRHYEPAFQNVAAVSPQSLPKPKPPRKSKSGHKWRNRLIGVGIAGAAFYSFDRYFNASAITRSARCVYDILFIGLDYKFNFEKGKDIEALHKRSADRLFALISANKGLYIKMGQAIAIQAGVFPPQFREIFAQLFDNAPQDSWVDIEKLFKEEFDGKSPDEIFAYIDHRAIASASISQVHKAVLKGTGEVVAVKIQHCDLKKQVSWDLASYKGLMYIFEKFLFKFPIYFIAQHVANQLQEEVNFHHEVDNSERLRVLVESDPGLKDKIHVPKVYPELCTERVIVSEWIEGVSLSNREGLKKERYNTSQAIDSMTKLFAKQIFEWGLVHCDPHPGNMILRRVRGRQQLVLIDHGLYIYEAEKFRKQYAQLWRGLFLLDTEAVKQVAIDWGFGDTEMFASSTMMQAYRGGSAGGHRNEDSDGKSSKPLTKEERFEMEEASKNRFQNFMKDTTKIPLEIIFLGRAIRILQGCNRMFGSPVNRVKIFAVSASRATTVEKDLSLHGRLLAWKNHFLFITIVSLTDIYHFLTRVRNLFSSSSSITFEQAEDEYNDQVQSALEEL, via the coding sequence ATGATTGTGTTTGGAAAAGCGATTCCTCGGGCGGTGGGCTCGAGGGTGATTTGGAGAagtggtagtagcagcagcagccgctTTTGGACGAACAGATTTCACAGTTCGGGTTTGAAGTTTAAACGGCACTACGAACCGGCTTTTCAGAATGTCGCGGCGGTTTCGCCTCAGTCGTTgccaaaaccaaaacctCCTCGAAAGTCGAAGTCGGGTCACAAGTGGAGAAACCGGTTGATAGGTGTTGGAATCGCAGGTGCCGCTTTTTACTCGTTTGACCGGTATTTCAATGCGTCGGCTATTACTCGAAGTGCCCGGTGTGTTTATGATATTCTGTTTATAGGACTGGATTATAAGTTCAATTTCGAAAAAGGTAAAGATATTGAGGCACTTCATAAACGATCTGCTGATAGATTGTTTGCTCTGATCTCGGCTAATAAAGGTTTGTATATAAAGATGGGTCAGGCTATAGCCATCCAAGCAGGTGTTTTCCCACCTCAGTTTCGTGAGATATTCGCTCAATTGTTCGACAATGCTCCTCAAGACAGCTGGGTCGATATTGAAAAGCTGTTTAAAGAAGAGTTTGATGGAAAGAGTCCAGATGAGATCTTTGCGTATATAGATCATAGGGCTATAGCCAGTGCGAGTATTTCACAGGTACACAAGGCAGTACTCAAGGGAACTGGTGAAGTTGTAGCAGTCAAGATCCAGCATTGTGATTTGAAAAAACAGGTTTCTTGGGATCTGGCTTCGTACAAAGGACttatgtatatatttgaaaagttcCTGTTCAAGTTCCCCATTTATTTCATTGCTCAACATGTAGCTAATCAGTTACAGGAAGAAGTGAATTTCCATCACGAGGTTGATAATTCTGAAAGACTGAGAGTGCTTGTAGAAAGTGATCCCGGTTTAAAAGACAAGATCCACGTACCGAAAGTGTATCCAGAACTGTGTACTGAACGGGTCATTGTATCCGAGTGGATCGAGGGTGTCAGTCTCAGTAATCGTGAAGGGTTGAAGAAAGAACGTTATAACACAAGTCAGGCCATTGACAGTATGACCAAGTTATTTGCCAAACAGATCTTTGAATGGGGATTAGTTCATTGTGATCCGCATCCTGGTAACATGATTTTACGGCGAGTTCGTGGaaggcagcagctggtctTGATTGACCATGgattgtatatatatgagGCAGAGAAGTTCCGTAAACAGTACGCACAATTATGGCGaggtttgtttttgcttGATACCGAAGCTGTCAAACAAGTTGCTATTGACTGGGGATTCGGCGATACCGAGATGTTTGCCTCGTCCACGATGATGCAAGCGTACCGAGGAGGCAGTGCCGGTGGCCATCGAAATGAAGATTCAGATGGGAAATCCAGTAAACCATTAACCAAAGAAGAGAGGTTTGAAATGGAAGAGGCGTCAAAAAACAGGTTCCAGAATTTCATGAAGGATACCACTAAAATCCCTCTTGAAATCATCTTTCTCGGTCGAGCAATCCGTATCCTCCAAGGATGTAACCGCATGTTCGGGTCGCCCGTGAACCGAGTCAAGATATTCGCGGTCTCTGCCTCCCGTGCCACTACTGTAGAAAAAGACTTATCCCTACACGGACGGCTCTTGGCCTGGAAAAACCACTTCCTGTTTATAACCATAGTGTCCCTCACCGACATCTACCACTTCCTGACGCGAGTGCGCAACCTCTTCTCCTCCTCGAGCAGCATCACCTTTGAACAGGCCGAAGACGAGTACAACGACCAGGTCCAGTCGGCACTCGAAGAGCTATAG
- the RMT2 gene encoding Rmt2p (Arginine N5 methyltransferase; methylates ribosomal protein Rpl12 (L12) on Arg67; relative distribution to the nucleus increases upon DNA replication stress; GO_component: GO:0005737 - cytoplasm [Evidence IEA,IEA]; GO_component: GO:0005737 - cytoplasm [Evidence IDA] [PMID 14562095]; GO_component: GO:0005737 - cytoplasm [Evidence IDA] [PMID 17448464]; GO_component: GO:0005737 - cytoplasm [Evidence IDA] [PMID 22842922]; GO_component: GO:0005634 - nucleus [Evidence IEA,IEA]; GO_component: GO:0005634 - nucleus [Evidence IDA] [PMID 14562095]; GO_component: GO:0005634 - nucleus [Evidence IDA] [PMID 17448464]; GO_component: GO:0005634 - nucleus [Evidence IDA] [PMID 22842922]; GO_function: GO:0008168 - methyltransferase activity [Evidence IEA]; GO_function: GO:0016274 - protein-arginine N-methyltransferase activity [Evidence IEA]; GO_function: GO:0019702 - protein-arginine N5-methyltransferase activity [Evidence IDA] [PMID 11856739]; GO_function: GO:0019702 - protein-arginine N5-methyltransferase activity [Evidence IMP] [PMID 9873020]; GO_function: GO:0016740 - transferase activity [Evidence IEA]; GO_process: GO:0032259 - methylation [Evidence IEA]; GO_process: GO:0035246 - peptidyl-arginine N-methylation [Evidence IEA]; GO_process: GO:0018216 - peptidyl-arginine methylation [Evidence IDA] [PMID 11856739]; GO_process: GO:0018216 - peptidyl-arginine methylation [Evidence IMP] [PMID 9873020]): protein MEKAELLFRLCSFEESPVEKKEYVKRLRECLDEVPATVSTKDVELAKEAGVEDVSEVDGGDTGTSPLHKVCESFKLEWSEDEKIMETALGLIDNLFYYGANWMMLDDNNETPGCIALRRGLPDSIYQRFVAAGVRAEVFLRKIKDMMVDDEDEVEDEDVEVADDDEEESGDKDKADTEPSAEVVDETEKTETEDKIEVQEENGEQSREGDTAQDQTAYLSSSLQYEDGRLVTENQKDGVMMDWETPIMEKSAEIICTAAEDPASENIVLNVGFGMGIIDTIIEDKYHPTKHYISEAHPDVLAKLKTDGWYERPNVVILEGRWQDTLPSLISQGVNFDGIYYDTFSEHYQDMLEFFDLVVALLKPTGVFSFFNGLGADRQICYDVYKQVVELDMQDYGFEVSYTAMPIDDHQADQTWDGIRRPYWTLKEFLLPKIKFLTIGI, encoded by the coding sequence atgGAGAAAGCGGAGCTGTTGTTTCGGTTGTGCTCGTTTGAGGAGTCACCGGTTGAGAAGAAGGAGTATGTCAAGCGTTTGAGAGAGTGTTTGGACGAGGTTCCTGCGACTGTGTCGACGAAAGATGTTGAGCTTGCGAAGGAGGCAGGGGTGGAGGACGTTTCTGAGGtcgatggtggtgatacgGGAACCAGTCCGTTGCACAAAGTGTGTGAGTCTTTTAAACTGGAATGGAGTGAAGACGAGAAGATAATGGAGACTGCTCTTGGACTGATTGATAATCTTTTTTATTACGGAGCCAATTGGATGATGCTCGACGATAACAACGAGACTCCAGGCTGTATAGCGCTCCGAAGGGGGCTGCCGGACTCAATTTACCAGCGATTcgtggctgctggtgtgCGTGCTGAGGTGTTTCTACGGAAGATCAAGGATATGATggttgatgacgaggacgagGTCGAGGACGAAGATGTGGAAGtggctgatgatgatgaagaagagagtgGTGACAAGGACAAAGCTGATACTGAACCAAGTGCTGAAGTCGTGGATGAGACTGAGAAAACAGAAACCGAAGACAAAATTGAAGTTCAAGAAGAGAACGGCGAGCAGTCGAGAGAAGGAGATACCGCACAAGACCAGACTGCCTATCTCAGCTCGTCCCTGCAGTACGAAGACGGCCGACTGGTCACTGAAAACCAGAAAGACGGCGTGATGATGGACTGGGAGACTCCTATTATGGAGAAAAGCGCCGAGATCATCTGTACCGCAGCTGAAGACCCTGCTTCTGAAAACATTGTGCTCAATGTGGGTTTTGGTATGGGTATCATTGACACCATAATCGAGGACAAATACCACCCTACCAAGCATTATATCTCCGAAGCACATCCCGATGTGCTAGCCAAACTCAAGACCGACGGATGGTACGAGAGACCCAACGTTGTGATTCTTGAGGGTCGCTGGCAAGACACCCTGCCATCACTGATCAGTCAAGGTGTGAATTTCGACGGGATCTACTACGACACCTTCTCCGAACACTACCAAGATATGTTAGAGTTCTTCGACCTGGTAGTAGCACTTCTCAAACCCACGGGAGTTTTCTCGTTCTTCAACGGTCTTGGAGCCGACAGACAGATCTGCTACGACGTATACAAACAAGTGGTCGAACTGGACATGCAAGACTATGGTTTCGAAGTCTCATACACAGCTATGCCCATCGACGACCACCAGGCCGACCAAACCTGGGATGGCATCCGCAGACCCTACTGGACTCTCAAAGAGTTTCTTCTCCCGAAAATCAAGTTCCTCACCATCGGTatctaa